In a single window of the Thiohalophilus sp. genome:
- a CDS encoding efflux RND transporter periplasmic adaptor subunit: MRAALHTTALVWGMAITGLSSALAAELESATASLQTRPLERVLDGRIEAVHEATVSAQTSGRVVEIHYDVDDYVEKDALLLQFRDKDQRARYNAAKANYDEARAEFERVKDIYEKQLVAKSVLDKAEARLKSTKAAFEQASEELEHTRVRAPYSGIVVKRHVEVGELASVGQPLFTGISLELLRASVDIPQEMVRVVRQRQAARVLLDRNGQSSVDAESLRISPYADTRSHTFNVRVRLPEGDHGIYPGMFVKVAFVVDEARRLLIPRQAVVHRSEVTGAYVLDEQGGLHLRQLRIGEQFDDGMVEVLAGLEEGEQVALDPIRATAYYKEQQAGERQ, encoded by the coding sequence ATGCGGGCTGCATTACACACTACCGCCCTGGTCTGGGGTATGGCGATCACGGGATTGTCGTCAGCGCTGGCGGCGGAACTGGAAAGCGCCACGGCCAGCCTGCAAACCCGGCCGCTGGAGCGGGTGCTGGATGGGCGCATCGAAGCGGTTCATGAGGCAACCGTGTCGGCCCAGACTTCCGGGCGGGTGGTCGAGATCCATTACGATGTCGACGATTATGTGGAAAAGGATGCACTGCTGCTGCAGTTTCGCGACAAGGATCAGCGCGCGCGTTATAACGCCGCCAAGGCCAATTACGACGAGGCCCGGGCCGAGTTTGAGCGGGTCAAGGATATCTACGAGAAACAGCTGGTCGCCAAATCGGTGCTGGACAAGGCCGAGGCGCGACTGAAATCGACCAAAGCGGCTTTCGAACAGGCCAGCGAGGAGCTGGAGCATACCCGGGTGCGCGCACCCTACAGCGGGATTGTGGTCAAGCGCCATGTGGAGGTCGGTGAGCTGGCCAGCGTGGGGCAGCCGCTGTTTACCGGTATTTCGCTGGAGTTGTTGCGCGCGTCGGTCGATATCCCGCAGGAGATGGTACGGGTAGTGCGCCAACGGCAAGCAGCACGGGTGTTGCTGGATCGCAACGGTCAAAGCAGTGTCGATGCCGAGTCGCTGCGCATTTCCCCCTACGCCGATACCCGGAGCCATACTTTCAATGTCCGGGTCCGGCTGCCCGAGGGGGATCACGGGATCTATCCCGGCATGTTCGTCAAGGTGGCGTTTGTGGTGGATGAAGCCCGGCGCCTGTTGATTCCGAGGCAGGCCGTGGTCCATCGCAGTGAAGTCACGGGCGCCTACGTGCTCGATGAGCAGGGCGGTTTGCATTTGCGTCAGTTGCGTATCGGCGAGCAGTTCGATGACGGCATGGTCGAGGTGCTGGCGGGACTCGAGGAGGGCGAGCAGGTGGCCCTGGATCCCATCCGCGCCACGGCATATTACAAGGAACAGCAGGCAGGTGAGCGCCAATGA
- a CDS encoding DUF4931 domain-containing protein, translating into MSETEKAIREIRINPIVPSESVLIATARSMRPRKEEAPAPRDTRQHVETCPFCRGNEDKTPPELKRYEVDGEWAVRIVENLYPVLGDDRDKSGLVFGLQQAIDGYGRHEVIVDHYAHGIAIHEMAEDHLTTLFQAYQSRTAELYALDERLKYILIFKNFGPAAGASMAHTHSQLIALPVVPQNLHEELEYSRDYYKKHHHCIFCTLIDEALTFETTIYDRDSGKIVRRINVGQYVVERGERFIAIKPFASRYEWEIHILPLEHNSDFLETSADDMADLARVLKRTMARLDAVIGGAQYNYFLHSRPRSDDYGDCRSSYHWHLEICPRTSIPSGFELGSGLFVNTISPEEAAEQLRSVELD; encoded by the coding sequence ATGTCCGAGACAGAAAAGGCGATCCGGGAAATCCGCATCAATCCCATCGTACCCAGTGAATCGGTGCTCATCGCCACCGCGCGCAGCATGCGTCCGCGCAAGGAAGAGGCGCCGGCCCCCCGGGACACCCGCCAGCATGTGGAAACCTGCCCGTTCTGCCGCGGCAACGAGGACAAGACCCCGCCGGAACTCAAGCGCTACGAGGTGGACGGCGAGTGGGCGGTGCGTATCGTGGAAAACCTCTATCCGGTCCTGGGCGACGATCGGGACAAATCCGGGCTCGTATTCGGCCTGCAACAGGCCATCGACGGCTACGGCCGCCATGAGGTGATCGTCGATCATTATGCCCACGGCATCGCCATTCACGAAATGGCCGAGGACCACCTGACGACCCTGTTCCAGGCCTATCAGTCGCGTACCGCCGAGCTGTATGCCCTGGACGAACGACTCAAGTATATCCTGATTTTCAAGAACTTCGGCCCCGCCGCCGGCGCCAGCATGGCGCATACCCACAGCCAGTTGATCGCCCTGCCCGTGGTCCCGCAAAACCTGCATGAAGAACTCGAATACAGCCGTGACTATTACAAAAAACACCACCACTGCATCTTCTGTACCCTGATCGACGAGGCACTGACTTTCGAAACCACCATCTATGACCGGGATTCGGGCAAGATCGTGCGCCGTATCAATGTCGGCCAGTACGTCGTGGAACGCGGGGAACGGTTTATCGCCATCAAACCCTTCGCCAGCCGCTACGAGTGGGAGATCCATATCCTGCCGCTGGAACACAACAGCGATTTCCTCGAGACCTCGGCAGACGATATGGCGGATCTGGCGCGGGTGCTCAAACGCACCATGGCCCGGCTGGATGCCGTAATCGGCGGGGCGCAATACAACTATTTTCTGCACTCACGCCCGCGCAGCGACGATTACGGCGACTGCCGCAGCAGCTATCACTGGCACCTGGAGATCTGCCCCCGGACCAGCATTCCTTCTGGGTTTGAACTGGGCTCCGGGCTGTTCGTCAACACTATCAGCCCGGAAGAGGCCGCCGAGCAACTGCGCTCGGTCGAACTCGACTGA
- a CDS encoding AI-2E family transporter — MLELLKSWYNRYFSDPQAVLLAFILIIGFTVVLTLGNMLAPVLAALVIAYLLEGIVHKLEDHNTPRLWAVILVFTVFLIFLFFLFLGVAPVITSQLQELFQELPRHFYRLQQSLLELPEHYAFISEEQVKDLTQVVNREIASLGQKIVSLSLASLTNLVVLMVYAVLVPLMVFFFLKDKKPIVAWATSFLPRERALANQIWQEMDQQLGNYVRGKFWEILLVGITTYVTFELLGLKYSILLSALVGVSVVVPYIGATVVTIPVAIVAYIQWGIGPDFAWVVVAYAIIQALDGNVLVPLLFSEVVNLHPIAIIVSVLVFGGLWGFWGVFFAIPLATLVKASLSAWPRASERIHHQEEQREQQAQQTQQ, encoded by the coding sequence ATGCTGGAACTGCTGAAAAGCTGGTACAACCGTTATTTTTCCGATCCCCAGGCGGTCCTGCTGGCGTTCATCCTGATCATCGGTTTTACCGTGGTCCTGACCCTCGGCAATATGCTGGCACCGGTTCTGGCGGCACTGGTCATCGCCTATCTGCTGGAAGGGATTGTCCACAAGCTGGAAGATCACAACACACCGCGTCTGTGGGCCGTGATTCTGGTGTTTACCGTTTTCCTGATTTTTTTGTTTTTCCTCTTCCTGGGCGTGGCGCCGGTGATTACCTCCCAGCTGCAGGAACTGTTTCAGGAGTTGCCCCGGCATTTCTATCGCCTGCAACAATCTCTGTTGGAGTTACCCGAGCACTATGCGTTTATTTCCGAAGAGCAGGTCAAGGATCTGACCCAGGTGGTCAATCGCGAGATTGCCTCGCTGGGGCAGAAGATCGTCAGTCTGTCACTCGCCTCGCTGACCAACCTGGTCGTGCTGATGGTTTATGCCGTATTGGTGCCGTTGATGGTGTTCTTCTTTCTCAAGGACAAAAAACCCATTGTGGCCTGGGCGACCAGCTTTTTGCCCAGGGAACGGGCGCTGGCCAACCAGATCTGGCAGGAAATGGATCAGCAACTGGGTAACTACGTACGCGGCAAGTTCTGGGAAATTCTGCTCGTGGGTATTACCACCTACGTGACTTTTGAATTGCTGGGACTCAAGTATTCCATCCTGCTCTCGGCGCTGGTGGGTGTCTCCGTTGTGGTCCCCTACATCGGCGCGACCGTGGTGACCATTCCGGTGGCGATCGTGGCCTATATCCAGTGGGGTATCGGCCCGGACTTCGCCTGGGTGGTTGTGGCTTACGCTATTATCCAGGCGCTGGACGGCAATGTGCTGGTGCCGCTGCTGTTCTCCGAAGTGGTCAACCTGCATCCCATTGCCATTATCGTCAGCGTACTGGTGTTCGGCGGATTGTGGGGCTTCTGGGGCGTGTTCTTCGCCATCCCGCTGGCCACCCTGGTCAAGGCCTCCCTCAGCGCCTGGCCCCGCGCCTCCGAACGCATCCATCACCAAGAAGAACAACGCGAACAACAGGCCCAGCAAACCCAGCAGTGA
- the ettA gene encoding energy-dependent translational throttle protein EttA: MAQYIYTMNRVSKVVPPKRTILKDISLSFFPGAKIGVLGLNGSGKSTLLRIMAGLDTEIEGEARPQPGINIGYLSQEPELDDTKSVRENVEGALQHIKDAQARLEAIYAAYAEPDADFDALAAEQGELENLLQATDGHNLERTLEIAGDALRLPPWDAEVSKLSGGERRRVALCKLLLSKPDMLLLDEPTNHLDAESVAWLERFLHDYSGTVVAVTHDRYFLDNVAGWILELDRGEGIPWQGNYSSWLEQKEKRLEMEEKQEQSRIKTIKGELEWVRTNPKGRQAKSKARLARFEELSSKDYQKRNETNELFIPPGPRLGDLVVEANHIRKGFDDKLLVDDLSFNLPPGGIVGIIGPNGAGKTTLFRMLVGQEQPDDGELRIGDTVQLAYVDQSRDALDGSKTVWEEISDGQDIMRVGDFEINSRAYVGRFNFRGSDQQKRVGDLSGGERNRVHLAKLLKSGGNVLLLDEPTNDLDVETLRALEQALLEFPGCAVIISHDRWFLDRIATHILAFEGDSQVTWFEGNYADYEADRKRRLGDEEPHRIKYKRLDK; this comes from the coding sequence ATGGCTCAGTATATTTACACCATGAACCGCGTCAGCAAGGTGGTTCCACCCAAGCGCACGATTCTCAAGGACATCTCCCTGTCATTTTTCCCCGGCGCCAAGATCGGTGTGCTGGGACTCAACGGGTCGGGCAAATCCACATTGCTGCGGATCATGGCCGGGCTGGATACCGAGATCGAGGGCGAGGCGCGGCCGCAGCCGGGGATCAACATCGGCTACCTCTCCCAGGAGCCGGAGTTGGATGATACCAAGAGCGTGCGCGAAAACGTGGAAGGGGCGCTGCAACACATCAAGGACGCCCAGGCCCGGCTGGAAGCGATCTACGCCGCCTACGCGGAACCGGACGCCGACTTCGACGCCCTGGCCGCCGAGCAGGGCGAGCTGGAAAACCTGTTGCAGGCCACCGACGGCCACAACCTGGAACGGACCCTGGAGATCGCCGGCGACGCCCTGCGCCTGCCGCCCTGGGATGCCGAGGTCAGCAAACTCTCCGGCGGCGAGCGCCGCCGCGTGGCACTGTGCAAACTGCTGCTCTCCAAGCCCGACATGTTACTGCTCGACGAGCCGACCAACCACCTGGATGCCGAGTCGGTCGCCTGGCTGGAGCGCTTCTTACATGATTACAGCGGCACCGTGGTGGCGGTAACCCATGATCGCTATTTCCTCGACAACGTGGCCGGCTGGATCCTGGAACTGGATCGGGGCGAAGGCATTCCCTGGCAGGGCAACTACTCCTCCTGGCTGGAGCAGAAGGAAAAGCGGCTGGAGATGGAAGAGAAGCAGGAACAGTCGCGGATCAAGACCATCAAGGGCGAGCTGGAGTGGGTGCGCACCAACCCCAAGGGGCGACAGGCCAAGAGCAAGGCGCGCCTGGCCCGCTTCGAGGAGCTCTCGTCAAAGGATTACCAGAAGCGTAACGAGACCAACGAGCTGTTCATTCCGCCCGGCCCCCGGCTGGGCGATCTGGTGGTCGAGGCCAACCACATTCGCAAGGGCTTCGACGACAAGCTGCTGGTGGACGATCTGAGCTTCAACCTGCCGCCCGGCGGGATCGTCGGCATCATCGGCCCCAACGGGGCCGGCAAGACCACGCTGTTTCGCATGCTGGTTGGCCAGGAACAGCCCGATGACGGCGAACTACGCATCGGCGACACCGTGCAACTGGCCTACGTGGATCAGAGCCGCGATGCGCTGGATGGCAGCAAAACCGTCTGGGAAGAGATCTCCGACGGCCAGGACATCATGCGCGTGGGCGATTTCGAGATCAATTCACGCGCCTATGTCGGCCGCTTCAACTTTCGCGGCAGTGATCAGCAAAAACGGGTTGGCGATCTCTCTGGCGGCGAGCGCAACCGCGTCCATCTGGCCAAACTGCTCAAAAGCGGCGGCAACGTCCTGCTGCTGGACGAACCGACCAACGATCTCGACGTGGAAACCCTGCGCGCGCTGGAGCAGGCGTTACTCGAATTTCCCGGTTGCGCGGTGATCATCTCGCATGATCGCTGGTTCCTGGATCGCATCGCCACCCACATCCTGGCGTTTGAAGGTGACAGTCAGGTCACCTGGTTCGAGGGCAATTACGCCGACTACGAAGCGGATCGCAAACGCCGGCTCGGCGACGAGGAGCCCCATCGAATCAAATACAAACGTCTGGATAAATAA
- a CDS encoding efflux RND transporter permease subunit yields the protein MTEKLGVSGGLAKQFLTSEITPLLALVGFLLGVFAVLVTPREEEPQINVTFANVFIGFPGASAKEVEELVSTPAEQILSELEGLKHVYSVSRPGMSTITVQFKVGEDRTQAIVRLYNALYSKQDWLPPGLGVAQPIIKPKGIDDVPIVSLTLWSEDASYSGEDLGKVAHSIESELKRVKGTRDIYTLGGPDQVVHVLLDPASLSAYNLAVSDLRNALQQSNATRPAGSLVGENREIPVQTGTFLSSEGEVQNLIVGVHEGKPVYLRDVATVRRGPDQPEQYVRLGTGPAAADKGITAQGEFPAVTVAIAKQPGTNAVNIAENVIERVDQIKGIFIPDGVNVTVTRNYGKTANDKAMTLITKLVFATASVVLLVLLALGWREALIVGAAVVITLAITLFASWAYGFTLNRVSLFALIFSIGILVDDAIVVVENIHRHMQMGGKKLLAAIPVAVDEVGGPTILATFTVIAALLPMAFVTGLMGPYMSPIPINASIGMLISLIIAFVVTPWLANKVLGRQHIAHEQQEDRITERLHGLFIKYVGPFLNRDQGAPRRRTMFYVIMALIVLSVSLAGFKLVVMKMLPFDNKSEFQVVVDMPEGTSLEQTNRVLGELGRYLATVPEVSDYQIYAGNASPINFNGLVRQYYLREGANVGDIQVNLAEKSDRDRKSHEIALAVRGPLQAIGQRHNANVKVVEVPPGPPVMSPLVAEVYGLDYEGQIRVAKQIRQVFEQTDEVVDVDDSIEVRSPKYILQVDQQKAALLGVSQQSVVAALSAALSGEDASYLHPGNLKYPLPIRMEFEVADKARLDSLLLLPIRSREGNLVALSDFVEIVPTQREHAIYHKDLLPVVFVTGDAAGQLDSPLYAMFDMYGSLGEMDIDQGRPLNQFLISQPDNPYQYGIKWDGEWQVTYETFRDMGIAYSVGLLLIYLLVVGQFRSYLVPLIIMAPIPLTIIGVMPGHALWGAQFTATSMIGMIALAGIIVRNSILLVDFINQEVAAGVPFQDAVLRSGAVRAKPIVLTGLAAMLGAMFILDDPIFSGLALSLIFGILVSTVLTLVVIPVLYYAFMYKRMES from the coding sequence ATGACTGAGAAGCTGGGCGTCTCCGGGGGACTGGCCAAACAGTTTCTCACTTCCGAGATCACCCCGTTACTGGCACTGGTCGGCTTCCTGCTCGGCGTGTTTGCGGTGCTGGTGACGCCGCGCGAGGAAGAGCCACAGATCAATGTCACCTTCGCCAACGTCTTTATCGGTTTTCCCGGCGCCTCGGCGAAAGAGGTCGAGGAGCTGGTCAGCACCCCGGCGGAACAGATCCTCTCCGAGCTGGAAGGACTCAAGCATGTCTATTCGGTCTCGCGCCCGGGCATGTCCACCATCACCGTGCAGTTCAAGGTGGGCGAGGATCGTACCCAGGCGATCGTCCGACTGTATAACGCGCTGTACTCCAAACAGGACTGGCTGCCGCCGGGTCTCGGTGTGGCCCAGCCGATCATCAAGCCCAAGGGCATCGATGATGTACCTATCGTCTCCCTGACCCTGTGGAGCGAGGACGCCAGTTACAGCGGCGAGGATCTGGGCAAGGTCGCCCATTCGATCGAATCGGAACTCAAGCGGGTCAAGGGTACCCGCGATATCTATACCCTGGGCGGCCCGGATCAGGTGGTGCATGTGCTGCTGGATCCGGCCAGCCTGTCGGCCTACAACCTGGCGGTTTCCGATCTGCGCAATGCCCTGCAACAGAGCAATGCGACCCGGCCGGCCGGGTCGCTGGTGGGCGAAAACCGGGAAATCCCGGTGCAGACCGGCACGTTCCTCAGCAGCGAGGGCGAGGTACAGAACCTGATCGTCGGCGTACATGAAGGCAAGCCGGTTTACCTGCGGGATGTGGCAACCGTACGGCGCGGCCCGGATCAGCCCGAGCAGTATGTGCGTCTGGGCACCGGCCCGGCCGCGGCGGACAAGGGCATCACGGCGCAGGGCGAGTTCCCGGCCGTGACCGTGGCCATCGCCAAGCAGCCGGGCACCAATGCGGTCAACATCGCCGAGAATGTGATCGAGCGGGTGGACCAGATCAAGGGCATTTTTATACCCGACGGGGTTAACGTCACCGTGACCCGCAATTACGGCAAGACGGCCAATGACAAGGCCATGACCCTGATCACCAAGCTGGTCTTCGCCACCGCCTCGGTGGTGCTGCTGGTGTTGCTGGCACTGGGCTGGCGTGAGGCGTTGATCGTCGGCGCGGCGGTGGTCATCACGCTGGCGATTACCCTGTTCGCTTCCTGGGCGTATGGGTTTACCCTCAATCGGGTTTCGCTGTTCGCGCTGATCTTCTCCATCGGGATTCTGGTCGATGATGCCATCGTGGTGGTGGAGAACATCCACCGGCATATGCAGATGGGCGGCAAGAAACTGCTGGCGGCGATTCCGGTGGCGGTGGATGAGGTCGGCGGGCCGACGATTCTGGCCACCTTTACCGTCATCGCGGCGCTGTTGCCGATGGCCTTTGTGACCGGCCTGATGGGGCCCTACATGAGCCCGATCCCGATCAATGCCAGCATCGGGATGCTGATCTCGTTGATCATCGCCTTCGTGGTCACGCCGTGGCTGGCCAACAAGGTACTGGGGCGCCAGCATATCGCCCACGAGCAGCAGGAAGATCGCATCACCGAACGGCTGCACGGGCTGTTTATAAAATATGTCGGACCGTTTCTCAATCGCGATCAGGGCGCACCGCGGCGGCGCACGATGTTTTATGTGATCATGGCGTTGATTGTGCTGTCGGTCAGCCTGGCCGGGTTCAAGCTGGTGGTCATGAAGATGCTGCCGTTTGACAACAAGTCCGAGTTCCAGGTGGTGGTGGACATGCCCGAGGGGACGAGCCTGGAGCAGACCAACCGGGTGCTGGGCGAATTGGGTCGTTATCTGGCCACAGTGCCCGAAGTCAGTGATTACCAGATCTATGCGGGCAATGCCTCGCCGATCAATTTCAATGGCCTGGTGCGCCAGTACTATCTGCGCGAGGGGGCCAACGTCGGGGATATCCAGGTCAACCTGGCCGAGAAGAGCGACCGGGATCGCAAAAGCCACGAGATCGCCCTGGCGGTGCGTGGTCCGCTGCAGGCGATTGGCCAGCGGCATAATGCCAACGTCAAGGTGGTCGAAGTCCCGCCGGGCCCGCCGGTAATGTCGCCGCTGGTGGCCGAAGTCTACGGGCTGGATTACGAAGGCCAGATCCGCGTAGCCAAGCAGATCCGTCAGGTCTTTGAGCAGACCGACGAGGTGGTGGATGTGGATGACAGTATCGAAGTCCGTTCGCCCAAGTACATCCTGCAGGTCGATCAGCAAAAAGCGGCCCTGCTGGGCGTCAGTCAGCAGTCGGTGGTCGCCGCCCTGTCGGCGGCATTGAGTGGCGAGGATGCCAGTTACCTGCATCCGGGTAATCTCAAGTACCCGCTGCCGATCCGCATGGAGTTTGAGGTCGCCGACAAGGCGCGACTCGACAGTCTGTTGCTGTTGCCCATCCGCAGCCGCGAGGGCAATCTGGTGGCGTTGTCCGACTTTGTCGAGATCGTGCCGACCCAGCGCGAGCATGCCATTTACCACAAGGATCTGCTGCCGGTCGTGTTTGTCACCGGCGATGCCGCCGGCCAGCTCGACAGCCCGCTGTATGCCATGTTCGACATGTATGGCAGCCTGGGGGAGATGGACATTGACCAGGGGCGGCCGCTCAACCAGTTTCTGATCAGTCAGCCCGACAATCCCTACCAGTACGGCATCAAGTGGGACGGCGAGTGGCAGGTCACCTACGAGACCTTCCGCGATATGGGCATCGCCTATTCGGTCGGGCTGCTGCTGATCTACCTGCTGGTGGTGGGGCAGTTCCGCTCCTACCTGGTACCGTTGATCATTATGGCGCCCATTCCACTGACCATCATCGGGGTGATGCCGGGCCATGCCCTGTGGGGAGCCCAGTTCACCGCCACCTCCATGATCGGCATGATCGCCCTGGCCGGGATCATCGTGCGCAACTCGATCCTGCTGGTGGATTTCATCAATCAGGAGGTCGCGGCGGGGGTCCCGTTCCAGGACGCGGTACTTCGCTCGGGGGCGGTGCGGGCCAAGCCCATCGTCCTGACCGGTCTGGCGGCGATGCTGGGGGCGATGTTCATTCTGGATGATCCCATCTTCAGCGGGCTGGCCCTGTCGCTGATCTTCGGGATTCTGGTCTCGACGGTGCTGACCCTGGTGGTGATTCCGGTGCTCTATTACGCCTTCATGTACAAGCGCATGGAAAGCTGA
- a CDS encoding selenium metabolism-associated LysR family transcriptional regulator, with translation MADRRLQVFQTVARLLSFTKAAEELHMTQPAVTFQVRQLEEQFNTRLFDRTHNRISLTEAGQRVYECANRIFELYAEMDNSVRELTGDVSGVLIIGASSTIAEYMLPELLRDFKKQYPDVTIRLRVANTDGIVSMVENNAIDLGVVEAPVTNKNLVVEECRTDKLVLIVPPDHPLARQEVVPVKQIADYPFICREEGSGTREVMLESMTRAGISASDLNLSMELGSLEAIKGAVEAGMGVSVLSSATIEKELKLGTLVAVRLDPPVERPFSFVHQKQKFKIRAMDELLSFARAYCKSHPH, from the coding sequence ATGGCGGACAGAAGATTACAGGTTTTTCAGACAGTTGCCCGGTTACTGAGCTTTACCAAGGCGGCGGAAGAGTTGCACATGACCCAGCCGGCGGTGACCTTTCAGGTACGCCAGCTGGAGGAACAGTTCAATACCCGCCTGTTCGATCGGACCCACAACCGCATCAGCCTGACCGAGGCGGGGCAGCGCGTGTACGAGTGCGCCAATCGGATCTTCGAGCTTTACGCCGAAATGGATAACTCGGTCCGCGAGCTGACCGGGGACGTCAGCGGGGTGCTGATTATCGGCGCCAGCTCGACCATTGCCGAATACATGCTCCCCGAGTTGCTGCGCGATTTCAAAAAACAGTATCCCGATGTCACCATCCGTTTGCGGGTCGCCAATACCGACGGTATCGTCAGCATGGTGGAGAACAACGCCATCGATCTGGGGGTGGTCGAGGCCCCGGTCACCAACAAGAACCTGGTGGTGGAGGAATGCCGTACCGACAAGCTGGTGCTGATCGTGCCGCCGGACCATCCCCTGGCCCGGCAGGAGGTGGTGCCGGTGAAGCAGATCGCCGACTACCCGTTTATCTGCCGGGAAGAGGGGTCCGGGACGCGTGAGGTGATGCTGGAGAGCATGACCCGGGCCGGCATCAGCGCCTCGGATCTCAACCTGTCCATGGAGCTGGGCAGTCTGGAGGCGATCAAGGGCGCGGTCGAGGCCGGTATGGGCGTCTCGGTGCTCTCCAGCGCCACCATCGAAAAAGAGCTCAAGCTGGGCACCCTGGTGGCGGTCAGGCTCGATCCGCCGGTGGAACGGCCCTTTTCCTTCGTGCATCAGAAGCAGAAATTCAAGATCCGCGCGATGGATGAGTTGCTCAGTTTCGCCCGTGCCTACTGCAAGTCCCACCCGCATTGA
- a CDS encoding PhoH family protein yields the protein MSKRLFVVDSNVLMHDPTSLFRFQEHDVFVPMMVLEELDNNKKGRTEVARNARQASRFLDELLADASHEEIEQGLPLNAHLNALTQHKIQNGHKELAGQLSGRLFFQTRAYPDSLPRHLPGNLPDNNILGSALALQQQEETPRVTLVTKDINLRIKAAVVGIHAEDYRSDRALEDVDLLYTGHYQLEQAFWDRHAREMESWIDAGRTFYRIKGPDIENWSPNEFIFSDQEATPFDASVRKIEDDSAIIETVQDYRSANRAVWGINARNREQNYALNLLMDPEIDFVSLLGMAGTGKTLLTLAAGLEQTLEQKRYSEIIMTRVTVPVGEDIGYLPGTEEEKMTPWMGALMDNLEVLTNTEVGGEWGRQATNDLLSKRIKIRSVNFMRGRTFLNRYIIIDEAQNLTSKQLKTLITRAGPGTKVICLGNIAQIDTPYLSETTSGLTYVVDRFKGWEHSGHITLVRGERSRLADYSSEVL from the coding sequence ATGAGTAAACGTCTGTTCGTTGTGGATTCCAACGTGCTGATGCACGATCCGACCTCGCTGTTCCGCTTTCAGGAGCATGATGTATTCGTGCCGATGATGGTGCTCGAGGAGCTGGACAACAACAAAAAAGGCCGCACCGAGGTGGCACGCAACGCCCGTCAGGCCAGCCGTTTTCTGGATGAGTTGCTCGCCGACGCCAGTCATGAAGAGATCGAGCAGGGCCTGCCGCTCAACGCCCATCTTAACGCGCTGACCCAGCACAAGATACAAAACGGCCACAAGGAGCTGGCCGGGCAACTGAGCGGGCGCCTGTTCTTTCAGACCCGGGCCTATCCCGACAGCCTGCCCCGCCATCTGCCCGGCAACCTGCCGGACAACAATATCCTCGGGAGCGCCCTGGCACTGCAGCAGCAGGAAGAGACGCCCCGGGTCACGCTGGTCACCAAGGATATCAATCTGCGCATCAAAGCGGCGGTGGTCGGCATCCACGCCGAGGATTATCGCAGCGACCGGGCGCTGGAAGATGTCGATCTGCTGTATACCGGCCATTACCAGCTGGAACAGGCGTTCTGGGACCGGCACGCCCGGGAGATGGAATCCTGGATCGACGCCGGCCGTACCTTTTATCGCATCAAGGGCCCGGATATCGAAAACTGGTCGCCCAACGAATTTATTTTCAGTGATCAGGAGGCAACCCCGTTTGATGCCAGCGTACGCAAGATCGAGGACGACAGCGCTATTATCGAGACGGTCCAGGACTATCGCAGCGCCAATCGTGCAGTGTGGGGGATCAATGCCCGTAACCGCGAACAGAATTATGCGCTCAACCTGTTAATGGATCCGGAAATCGACTTTGTCAGCCTGCTGGGCATGGCCGGTACCGGCAAGACCCTGCTGACCCTGGCCGCCGGCCTGGAACAGACCCTGGAACAAAAACGTTACAGCGAGATCATCATGACCCGCGTCACCGTCCCGGTGGGCGAGGATATCGGCTATCTGCCCGGTACCGAGGAAGAGAAAATGACCCCGTGGATGGGGGCTTTAATGGACAATCTCGAAGTGCTGACCAACACGGAAGTCGGTGGCGAGTGGGGTCGCCAGGCCACCAACGATCTGCTCAGCAAACGGATCAAGATCCGCTCGGTCAACTTCATGCGCGGGCGGACCTTCCTCAATCGTTATATTATCATCGACGAGGCGCAAAACCTGACCTCCAAGCAGCTCAAGACCCTGATCACCCGCGCCGGCCCCGGCACCAAGGTGATCTGCCTGGGCAACATCGCCCAGATCGACACCCCCTATCTGAGCGAAACCACCTCCGGCCTGACCTACGTGGTGGATCGTTTCAAGGGCTGGGAACACAGCGGTCACATCACCCTGGTCCGCGGCGAACGCTCCCGCCTGGCCGACTACTCATCGGAAGTGCTTTGA